ATCATCAACTTCCTGCCGGTGCTCATGAAGTGGACGGACTTTGTCTGGGTGAGTTTGGCGGCGATTCTCATCAGCTATGTGGCGACCCTGTACCCGGCGTGGAAGGCATCGCGCCTGGATCCCGTGCAGGCTATCCGATACGAGTAGGAGATGGCGCAACGTAGAGCGATTCTGACCACGACGAACCTTCACAAGAGCTACCCCATGGGACGGGGAAGCCTGCATGTGTTGAAAGGGATCGACCTGGAAGTGTTCGAGGGGGAGATTGTGGCGGTGGTGGGGCCTTCGGGCGTGGGCAAGAGCACCTTGCTCCACATCCTCGGGGCTCTGGATAGGCCCACCGAGGGCCGGGTGCTCATCGACGGGCACGACGTATTCAGCCTGGACGATCGCCGTCTGGCAGAGTTTCGCAACAAGCGCGCGGGATTTGTGTTTCAGTTCCACCACCTGCTGCCGGAGTTGACGGCGCTGGAGAATGTGATTTTGCCGGGCCTCATCGCCGGGCGTCCGCGGCGCGAGTTGGAAGACGTGGGCATGACCCTTCTGGCGGAGGTGGGCCTGGAACAGCGTGCCGGCCACCGGCCGTCGGAGCTTTCTGGGGGCGAGCAGCAGAGGGTCGCGGTGGCCCGGGCGCTCATCAATAGGCCGCAGCTCATCTTGGCCGATGAGCCCTCGGGGAATTTGGACCTGCAGTCCAGTCGCGCCCTGAACGCCCTGATGTGGGAGCTGAGCAGGAAGCACAACCGCACCCTCATCATCGTGACGCACAACTTGGAGCTGGCGCGCCAGGCAGACCGGGTGATTGAGCTCTATGACGGGCGCATCAAAAACAACGCGGCGAACCGGTCATGATTGTGTGTGATCTGTGTGGCGTCAACCCGGCCACGCTGAAATTGACGCAGGTCATCAACGACGAGCACACTGAGCTGCACCTTTGCAAGCAGTGCGCCGAGGAGAAGGGCTTGGGCATTCCCTTTGGCGCCTTGCCTTCGACCTTTGGCGCCATGATTGTGGGGTTTCTCGGTGCGCAGGTGCCGACGAGCGCGCGCACGGTGGGCTCGCTCAAATGTGCAGGGTGTGGCATCACCAAAGAGGACTTTGAACGGACGGGACTCCTTGGCTGCGCCCAATGCTATGAAACTTTCCGCGAGGACCTCAAGTTTATCTTGCGGCGCATCCACGGGAGCAATAAGCACATCGGCATGCGGCCGCCATCGTTGCGCGGCGCCATGGAGCACCCCGACATTGAGCAGTTGCGGCGGCAGTTGCAGGAGGCAGTGGCCAAGGAGGAGTTTGAGGAGGCAGCGCGCCTCAGGGACCTGATCACCGATCTGGAGACCCAGCGCGGCAGGTCGAAGCATGGGGAGCGATGAAGAGGACAAAGAGGCGCAGGCCAGAACAGGGGCCAATGCGGCGGTTGCCGTCTTAGAAGGCCGGCTCTGCGCCTGGCTGGACGGGAGCGGGCCGGAGGCCGACATCATCATCACCAGTCGCGTGCGGCTGGCCCGCAACTTGCAAGGTCTCCGCTTCCCTGGAGCAGCTCCTGCCGAAGAGCGGGAGAGCGTGTGCAGCCAGGTGGCAGCGGCGATCGCCGCGAGCAGGGCGCTGCCGCAGTCGCTCCACCTGCGGCTGGACGAGCTCTCCGCCCTGGACAGGCGCTTCCTCATGGAGCGGCGCCTGGTGAGCCCGCAATCTGCCGAGCGCCCTGAGCATGCCGCCGTGTTCGCGGACCTGGCGCAAACCCTGGCGGTGATGGTCAACGAGGAAGACCACTTGCGGCTGCAGGCCATCGCCTCCGGTCTGCAGATCGAAGAGGCCTGGGAGGCGGTGCGGACGCTGGATGATGAGCTCGGCGAGCGACTCGACTATGCCTTCTCCGAGCAGTTCGGCTATCTGACCGCCTGCCCCACCAACACCGGCACAGGGATGCGGGTGTCCATTTTTGCCCATCTGCCGGCCTTGGCGCTGCTGGAGGAGGTCGATAAGGCGCTCAAGGAGTTCGCAGGGAGCGAGATTACCGTGCGTGGCTTTTATGGCGAGGGCAGCCGCGTGCAAGGGAACATCTTCCAGATCTCGAACCAGCTCACTTTAGGGCGTGCGGAGAAGGCCATCATTAAGCGCGTGCGGGGCATCGCCGAGCGCGTCGTGGCTTTGGAGCGGGAAGCGCGGGCGCGGCTGCTCCACCAACGCCCCTTGCGCGTCAGAGACCTGGTATATCGGGCACGCGCCCTGTTGCAGCATGCGCAGCTCATTTCGTCGTTGGAGCTCATGAATCTGCTTTCGGCAGTGCGCGTGGGGAGTGAGCTGGGGCTGTTGCCGCCCATTCCCCGCAGGCGGCTTAACGAGCTTCTGGTCATTGCCCTGCCGGCGCATCTGCAAAAACGTGCGGGCAAAGA
This window of the Calditrichota bacterium genome carries:
- a CDS encoding lipoprotein-releasing system transmembrane subunit LolC; translation: IINFLPVLMKWTDFVWVSLAAILISYVATLYPAWKASRLDPVQAIRYE
- a CDS encoding ABC transporter ATP-binding protein — translated: MAQRRAILTTTNLHKSYPMGRGSLHVLKGIDLEVFEGEIVAVVGPSGVGKSTLLHILGALDRPTEGRVLIDGHDVFSLDDRRLAEFRNKRAGFVFQFHHLLPELTALENVILPGLIAGRPRRELEDVGMTLLAEVGLEQRAGHRPSELSGGEQQRVAVARALINRPQLILADEPSGNLDLQSSRALNALMWELSRKHNRTLIIVTHNLELARQADRVIELYDGRIKNNAANRS
- a CDS encoding UvrB/UvrC motif-containing protein, whose translation is MIVCDLCGVNPATLKLTQVINDEHTELHLCKQCAEEKGLGIPFGALPSTFGAMIVGFLGAQVPTSARTVGSLKCAGCGITKEDFERTGLLGCAQCYETFREDLKFILRRIHGSNKHIGMRPPSLRGAMEHPDIEQLRRQLQEAVAKEEFEEAARLRDLITDLETQRGRSKHGER
- a CDS encoding protein arginine kinase, with the translated sequence MGSDEEDKEAQARTGANAAVAVLEGRLCAWLDGSGPEADIIITSRVRLARNLQGLRFPGAAPAEERESVCSQVAAAIAASRALPQSLHLRLDELSALDRRFLMERRLVSPQSAERPEHAAVFADLAQTLAVMVNEEDHLRLQAIASGLQIEEAWEAVRTLDDELGERLDYAFSEQFGYLTACPTNTGTGMRVSIFAHLPALALLEEVDKALKEFAGSEITVRGFYGEGSRVQGNIFQISNQLTLGRAEKAIIKRVRGIAERVVALEREARARLLHQRPLRVRDLVYRARALLQHAQLISSLELMNLLSAVRVGSELGLLPPIPRRRLNELLVIALPAHLQKRAGKEMDNEERDAYRAQFVREYLGV